A single genomic interval of Spirosoma taeanense harbors:
- a CDS encoding cupin domain-containing protein has translation MDVQFAPAPVVQRANTLKNAHWYAGTLVNVLVDGEQTNGRYAQCDITTRPGCEPPIHTHTREDEAFYLLDGTVRFTVGEHVLTAKTGDYVLLPKGIPHSFQVLSESARIILTVSPAGFENYFRHPLTSKPAPTLALPPAPQGPPPAEAIQTMVKLLEQEFGVIM, from the coding sequence ATGGATGTTCAATTTGCTCCGGCCCCTGTTGTTCAGCGGGCAAACACCCTTAAAAATGCGCATTGGTATGCAGGAACTCTGGTCAATGTGCTGGTCGATGGTGAGCAGACCAACGGTCGCTACGCGCAGTGTGATATAACGACCCGCCCCGGCTGCGAGCCTCCAATTCATACGCACACCCGTGAAGACGAAGCCTTTTACCTGCTGGACGGAACCGTCCGCTTCACCGTTGGCGAGCACGTACTGACCGCCAAAACCGGCGATTACGTGCTGCTTCCCAAGGGGATTCCGCACAGTTTTCAGGTCCTGAGCGAATCGGCCAGAATTATACTCACCGTTTCTCCGGCCGGTTTTGAAAATTATTTTCGCCACCCGCTCACGTCTAAGCCAGCTCCCACGCTTGCGCTGCCACCCGCCCCGCAGGGTCCACCACCGGCCGAGGCAATTCAGACAATGGTCAAGCTGCTGGAACAGGAATTCGGCGTAATCATGTAG
- a CDS encoding prolyl oligopeptidase family serine peptidase: protein MKQTALVFGLIATHAFAQPTPKPNATQPKPQLTVELIMQDPKNWVGTSPSNPFWSDDSKTLYFNWNPDKATSDSLYKVTFTDAKNRTLSQPVKVNPAERRALPTAHVAAYNRAHTQRLFERQGDLFLIDVASGKIRQLTNTVETETDPVFSGDEQSVVFRRSGSNLFMIQLRTGELTQLTDFRPGAKKADPKLTDEEKFLKTDQLRLSSVLSERKAKKDEADRISKADRPKRPKEIYLDDKHLTNPQRSPDGRFITYRLAKTDASGRAANAKRAQVPNYVTESGYTEEIPARTKVGAPMAASEFYVYDVVNDTVRTVSTKTIPGINDKPAYLRTGAGSKPDTSKTSRAVVINGPVWSDDGKLGVVVVRSLDNKDRWIMRLDLDAEPKLTLLDRQHDDAWIGGPGIGSTNSPGNMNFLADNQTLWYQSEADGYSHIYTVNVRTGQKNQLTSGKFEVQQVQLSKDKRYFFLQTNEVHPGEQHFYRMAVSGGERVRLTTMTGASDVTLSPDETRLAIRYSSSTRPWELYVASVNPQLLLASRGSIAQSAPMAPVQVTRSPTEAFNAYPWREPSLVTIPARDGQTIYARLYKPERGTGKAIVFVHGAGYLQNAHKWWSQYYREYMFHNLLVDRGYTVLDIDYRASAGYGRDWRTGIYRHMGGKDLDDHVDAARWLAQTQGVDANRIGIYGGSYGGFITLMAMFTTPDVFKAGAALRPVTDWAAYNHPYTANILNEPQTDSLAYRRSSPINFAEGLKGHLLICHGMVDVNVHFQDAVRLAQRLIELRKENWELAPYPVEDHGFVEPTSWMDEYKRILKLFEERL from the coding sequence ATGAAACAAACTGCTCTCGTTTTTGGCCTGATCGCCACGCACGCCTTTGCCCAGCCTACGCCAAAACCGAACGCCACCCAGCCAAAGCCTCAACTGACCGTTGAACTGATTATGCAGGACCCGAAAAACTGGGTCGGCACCTCGCCATCGAACCCGTTCTGGTCCGACGACTCCAAAACGCTGTATTTCAACTGGAATCCCGACAAGGCAACGAGCGATTCGCTGTACAAGGTTACGTTCACCGACGCGAAAAACCGGACGCTGTCGCAACCGGTTAAGGTCAATCCGGCCGAGCGTCGAGCCTTGCCAACCGCCCACGTTGCGGCCTACAACCGCGCTCATACGCAGCGGCTGTTCGAGCGGCAGGGCGATTTGTTTCTGATCGACGTAGCATCGGGTAAAATTCGCCAGCTGACCAACACGGTTGAGACGGAAACCGATCCGGTTTTCTCGGGCGATGAACAAAGCGTAGTGTTCCGGCGCAGCGGCTCCAATCTGTTCATGATCCAGCTTCGCACCGGCGAGCTGACCCAGCTTACCGACTTCCGACCGGGTGCGAAGAAAGCAGACCCTAAACTTACCGACGAAGAGAAATTTCTGAAAACCGACCAGCTTCGGCTGTCGAGTGTACTCAGCGAACGAAAAGCGAAAAAAGACGAAGCCGACCGCATCAGCAAAGCAGACCGGCCGAAGCGACCGAAGGAAATCTATCTCGACGACAAGCACCTGACCAACCCCCAACGTAGTCCCGATGGCCGGTTTATTACTTACCGGCTGGCCAAAACCGACGCATCGGGTCGGGCAGCCAACGCCAAGCGGGCGCAGGTACCGAACTACGTCACCGAATCGGGCTATACCGAAGAGATTCCGGCCCGTACGAAAGTGGGGGCTCCGATGGCTGCGTCCGAGTTTTACGTCTATGATGTCGTGAACGATACGGTACGCACTGTCAGTACGAAAACCATTCCGGGCATCAACGACAAACCGGCTTATCTGCGTACCGGAGCCGGGAGCAAGCCGGACACCAGTAAAACGTCGCGGGCGGTCGTTATCAACGGCCCCGTCTGGTCCGACGACGGGAAGCTAGGCGTGGTTGTGGTGCGGTCACTGGACAATAAGGACCGCTGGATCATGCGTCTGGACCTCGACGCCGAGCCCAAACTAACCCTGCTGGACCGCCAGCACGACGACGCCTGGATTGGCGGACCGGGCATCGGCTCGACCAATTCGCCGGGGAATATGAATTTCCTGGCCGACAACCAGACACTCTGGTATCAGTCGGAAGCCGATGGGTATTCGCATATCTACACGGTGAATGTCCGGACGGGGCAGAAAAACCAACTAACCTCGGGCAAGTTTGAAGTGCAGCAGGTGCAGCTATCCAAAGACAAACGATACTTCTTCCTGCAAACCAACGAGGTGCACCCCGGCGAACAGCATTTCTACCGCATGGCCGTTTCGGGCGGTGAGCGCGTTCGGCTGACGACCATGACCGGAGCCAGCGACGTAACGCTATCGCCCGACGAAACCCGCCTAGCCATACGGTATTCGTCCAGCACCCGCCCGTGGGAACTGTACGTCGCTTCAGTTAATCCGCAGTTGCTGCTGGCCAGCCGGGGATCAATTGCCCAGTCGGCTCCCATGGCACCGGTTCAGGTAACCCGCTCCCCCACCGAAGCCTTCAATGCCTATCCCTGGCGGGAGCCTTCGCTGGTAACCATTCCGGCCCGCGATGGGCAGACCATTTACGCCCGGCTTTATAAACCCGAGCGCGGCACCGGCAAAGCCATTGTATTCGTGCATGGGGCTGGCTATCTGCAGAATGCCCACAAATGGTGGAGCCAGTATTACCGGGAGTATATGTTCCATAACCTGCTGGTCGACCGGGGCTATACCGTACTGGACATCGACTACCGGGCCAGTGCGGGTTACGGTCGCGACTGGCGGACGGGCATCTACCGGCACATGGGCGGCAAAGACCTCGACGACCACGTTGACGCGGCCCGCTGGCTCGCGCAGACGCAGGGCGTTGACGCGAACCGCATCGGTATCTACGGCGGCTCATACGGCGGATTCATTACCCTGATGGCCATGTTCACGACGCCCGATGTGTTCAAGGCCGGGGCCGCCCTGCGCCCCGTGACCGACTGGGCCGCGTATAACCATCCCTATACGGCTAACATCCTGAACGAACCCCAGACCGATTCGCTGGCCTACCGGCGCTCATCGCCGATCAACTTTGCCGAAGGACTGAAGGGGCACCTGCTGATCTGCCACGGCATGGTGGACGTAAACGTGCATTTTCAGGACGCCGTCCGACTGGCCCAGCGGCTGATTGAACTCAGGAAAGAAAACTGGGAGCTGGCCCCCTACCCCGTCGAAGATCACGGGTTCGTGGAGCCAACGAGCTGGATGGATGAATACAAACGAATTCTGAAGCTGTTTGAAGAACGGCTGTAA
- a CDS encoding T9SS type A sorting domain-containing protein, which translates to MKSCVPFLFSLFPSCFRVIALLSVLLLLAHTGVRADDRALNSLTTDSKSALAAPASVTLTPAATTVCAGVSVPLTLTGCPVAGTVRWSTGQTGTTISPAPTQTTSYTATCTVTGPQGSTTTASATVTVNQLPMITAGPTPVTACEGGEAKFIVSVVSSTGPTYAWRRNGIPLTDPTADNRQLSLTNIRSAVHTGDYTIVVTNQCGSVTSPAARLTVAQSMTITNTITPASCSGTGNGQIVVAVAGGTGNKQYQLNEQAFQTSNVFSNLRPGTYTVGVKDALGCVAQNSAEVKQPNSIALAFKAVSPKCVGGADGGLIVTATGGNGTYQYQLNGGTPQVSDTFFDLKSGSYTVTVTDRLGCAASQSVAIGAPNALDIRPVITPTRCVGSADGSVNVVAAGGAGSYQYQLGAGAFQTGTLFTGLAASTYEFTVKDANGCLGKQTATVPQPAPLNLTATSTPVNCFGANSGSITVTPSGGTGTMSYQLTISKTSQTSNVFRNIAIGDYTVVATDANGCTALAPVTVGKSEPLTVRAAPIPATCCVCPTGGAILATGGGTGTGRLFQLSGQPFQASNQFGGLKPGTYRFRVSDEAGCLDSVTTVITDASAMSLTAGRIKDIACAGGSDGEAAVQLTGGTKPFTFFWQTERKDTLRARTPTQTGLSEGTYTVSVVDSNRCTAATAFVTVRTLNPLPPKPVIAQVSNMLSVTEVTGIQWYVRGDTGVTRPIPNATFSTLTPVASGRYYVIVTQNGCASPPSDPVSFVLTALPEPGTTLSVRVVPNPVTDRLRLEMEQAGRQAVQVQLIDASGRSVFRQQIPPFTGQLQTEWPLAGIPPGLYLLKAEAGSRQAILRVLVQ; encoded by the coding sequence ATGAAGAGTTGTGTACCCTTTCTTTTTTCTCTTTTCCCCAGTTGCTTTCGCGTAATCGCCCTGCTGAGCGTATTGCTTCTGCTGGCGCACACTGGAGTCAGGGCTGATGATCGGGCGTTGAATTCTCTGACTACCGATTCTAAATCTGCACTCGCAGCACCTGCTTCAGTTACGCTGACACCAGCCGCTACCACCGTTTGTGCGGGCGTCAGCGTGCCGCTGACGCTGACCGGCTGCCCCGTTGCTGGAACCGTGCGCTGGTCGACGGGCCAAACGGGTACTACCATTTCGCCAGCACCTACGCAAACCACGAGCTATACTGCCACCTGCACCGTAACGGGGCCGCAGGGAAGCACCACGACCGCATCGGCCACCGTTACGGTTAATCAGTTACCAATGATCACTGCGGGGCCGACGCCCGTTACGGCCTGCGAAGGCGGAGAGGCTAAATTCATTGTCTCGGTGGTTAGCAGTACGGGACCGACCTATGCCTGGCGTCGGAACGGAATCCCCCTGACGGACCCGACGGCCGATAACCGGCAGTTGTCGCTGACGAACATCCGTTCGGCGGTGCACACGGGCGATTACACGATTGTGGTCACGAACCAGTGCGGGAGCGTAACGAGTCCGGCCGCCCGGCTGACTGTTGCGCAAAGCATGACGATTACGAATACCATTACGCCCGCGAGTTGTTCGGGAACCGGCAACGGGCAGATCGTGGTGGCGGTGGCAGGCGGCACCGGCAATAAACAATATCAGCTGAACGAGCAGGCTTTTCAGACCTCGAACGTATTCAGCAATTTACGGCCGGGCACATACACGGTGGGGGTGAAAGATGCCCTGGGCTGTGTAGCACAAAACTCTGCCGAGGTGAAACAGCCGAACAGCATTGCGCTGGCGTTTAAAGCCGTTAGTCCCAAATGCGTGGGCGGAGCCGATGGGGGTCTGATTGTTACGGCTACTGGCGGCAACGGCACTTACCAGTACCAGCTGAACGGAGGAACACCGCAGGTGAGCGACACCTTTTTCGATCTGAAATCCGGCTCCTATACCGTCACGGTTACTGACCGGCTGGGCTGTGCTGCGTCGCAGAGTGTCGCTATCGGTGCACCTAATGCGCTGGACATTCGCCCGGTGATAACGCCCACCCGCTGCGTCGGATCGGCCGATGGAAGCGTCAATGTAGTCGCTGCCGGAGGGGCCGGTTCGTATCAGTACCAACTGGGAGCGGGCGCATTCCAGACCGGTACGCTGTTTACGGGGCTGGCGGCAAGTACCTACGAGTTTACGGTTAAGGATGCCAACGGCTGTCTGGGCAAGCAGACCGCAACGGTTCCGCAGCCTGCTCCCCTGAACTTAACGGCTACCTCTACGCCCGTCAACTGCTTTGGGGCCAATAGCGGTTCAATCACCGTAACCCCGAGTGGCGGAACGGGGACTATGTCGTATCAACTGACCATATCGAAGACGAGCCAGACCAGTAATGTATTCAGGAATATTGCGATCGGTGATTATACCGTGGTGGCTACCGATGCCAATGGCTGTACGGCCCTCGCGCCGGTAACGGTTGGTAAATCCGAACCGCTAACTGTGCGGGCCGCGCCCATCCCGGCCACCTGCTGCGTCTGTCCAACGGGCGGGGCTATTTTGGCTACCGGCGGAGGAACGGGGACCGGGCGCCTGTTTCAGTTGAGCGGTCAGCCGTTTCAGGCCAGTAATCAGTTTGGCGGATTAAAGCCCGGTACATACCGGTTTCGCGTATCCGATGAAGCAGGTTGTCTGGACTCGGTCACTACGGTTATTACGGATGCTTCGGCCATGTCGCTGACGGCCGGACGGATTAAAGACATTGCCTGCGCGGGTGGGAGCGATGGCGAAGCCGCCGTTCAGCTCACGGGTGGCACCAAGCCATTCACGTTCTTCTGGCAGACTGAGCGGAAAGACACTCTCAGGGCCCGCACTCCAACCCAGACCGGCCTCTCGGAAGGCACGTATACGGTAAGTGTGGTTGACAGTAACCGCTGCACAGCCGCTACGGCCTTCGTTACGGTCAGGACGCTGAATCCGCTGCCGCCCAAGCCGGTCATTGCGCAGGTGAGTAATATGCTCTCCGTCACCGAAGTCACGGGAATCCAATGGTATGTTCGGGGCGATACGGGCGTGACCCGACCGATTCCTAACGCAACGTTCTCTACGCTGACGCCGGTTGCGAGTGGACGCTATTACGTCATTGTTACCCAGAATGGGTGTGCGTCGCCCCCCTCAGATCCGGTTTCGTTCGTGCTGACGGCCCTACCCGAACCTGGCACAACGCTCTCAGTGCGGGTCGTACCGAACCCCGTGACGGATCGCTTGCGACTCGAAATGGAGCAGGCCGGGCGGCAGGCAGTTCAGGTTCAACTGATCGATGCGTCGGGCCGGTCCGTATTCCGACAGCAAATACCGCCGTTTACGGGCCAGCTACAAACCGAATGGCCTTTAGCCGGTATACCGCCGGGCCTGTATCTGCTCAAAGCCGAAGCTGGCTCCCGGCAGGCAATACTCCGGGTGCTGGTGCAATAA
- a CDS encoding type I restriction endonuclease, with the protein MQADLHNFISSKKTGSLTKQGEEATKQGLILPILHHLGWNPFDVQEVFPEYSVQNKRVDYSLRINNFDKVFIEVKKVGEDLEKHQEQLLSYAFRQGVKLAILTNGIIWWFYLPLHEGSWEQRRFYTIDLQSQATDDIADKLAAFLSKADVSSGRAIVNAENIYNSRQKGEIIQQNLPKTWRKLLSESDESLAELMAETVEKICGYKPEAHVIIEFLKVISGETSLHSIPKPPRPKPVERSANSQNHVDEFLTNETNRFDNTLVTNSKPLSFEFNGQTYGVSSWISLLKLFVQVIAETHPNRLNELTALTGKQRPYFTTNSELLRKPNNIPNSSIFFETHFSAQGIVKLISQVLKTMGYPQEAIKINTAAESTKTT; encoded by the coding sequence ATGCAGGCAGATTTACACAACTTCATTAGTAGTAAGAAAACCGGAAGTTTAACGAAACAAGGAGAAGAAGCCACCAAGCAAGGATTGATCCTGCCAATTCTGCATCATTTGGGCTGGAATCCATTCGATGTTCAGGAGGTATTTCCTGAATATAGCGTTCAGAATAAACGTGTTGATTACTCCCTGCGCATCAACAATTTTGACAAAGTATTTATCGAAGTAAAAAAAGTCGGCGAGGATTTAGAAAAGCACCAGGAGCAGCTACTTAGCTACGCTTTTCGTCAAGGGGTCAAGCTGGCTATTCTCACCAACGGTATCATCTGGTGGTTTTACCTGCCACTCCACGAAGGAAGTTGGGAGCAACGCCGGTTTTACACCATCGACTTACAGAGTCAGGCCACCGACGACATTGCAGACAAACTTGCAGCCTTTTTGTCGAAAGCCGACGTAAGCAGTGGACGTGCGATTGTAAACGCGGAAAATATTTACAACAGTCGTCAGAAGGGAGAAATTATCCAGCAGAATTTGCCTAAAACTTGGCGTAAATTACTTTCTGAAAGCGACGAATCGTTGGCCGAGTTAATGGCTGAAACTGTAGAAAAAATATGTGGTTATAAACCGGAAGCTCATGTAATCATTGAATTCCTGAAGGTAATTTCAGGCGAGACTTCACTTCACTCCATTCCCAAGCCACCCCGGCCGAAACCCGTTGAAAGATCAGCCAATAGTCAGAATCATGTCGACGAGTTTTTGACAAACGAAACAAATCGTTTTGATAATACGCTCGTCACGAACAGCAAGCCTTTGTCATTCGAGTTTAACGGTCAGACTTATGGCGTAAGCTCCTGGATCAGTTTACTCAAATTGTTCGTTCAGGTTATTGCAGAAACGCATCCAAACCGGCTGAATGAACTAACCGCTTTAACAGGAAAGCAGCGCCCTTATTTTACGACAAACAGCGAATTACTACGAAAACCTAACAATATCCCCAATTCGTCAATCTTCTTCGAAACGCACTTCAGTGCTCAAGGCATTGTCAAACTGATCAGTCAGGTACTAAAAACCATGGGATATCCACAGGAGGCAATAAAAATCAATACAGCAGCAGAATCTACCAAAACCACTTAA